Proteins encoded by one window of Bacillus sp. DTU_2020_1000418_1_SI_GHA_SEK_038:
- a CDS encoding YkyB family protein, with product MNSEKNDNPHYLHPTVENLSQAIFTVNRHAKTATNPKFLYKLKQDALQKLIREGKANKVGLHFSGNPKYSQQQSDVLVECGNYSFHLPPSKADFAQLPHLGKLNDHIRNPRSTLSLNQAKKLLISYTGLKEANDPPSHKKRSYNKPVFKKLGESYF from the coding sequence TTGAACTCGGAAAAGAACGACAATCCTCATTATTTACATCCAACGGTTGAAAACCTCTCACAAGCAATCTTCACCGTTAATCGCCATGCAAAGACAGCAACGAACCCAAAGTTCCTATATAAGCTGAAACAGGATGCATTACAAAAGCTTATTAGAGAAGGTAAAGCCAATAAGGTGGGACTTCATTTCTCAGGTAATCCTAAATACAGTCAGCAGCAATCAGATGTACTTGTTGAGTGTGGAAATTATTCATTTCATTTACCGCCATCCAAAGCAGATTTCGCCCAACTGCCTCATTTAGGAAAATTAAATGACCATATTCGCAACCCAAGATCCACTCTCTCCTTAAACCAAGCGAAAAAACTTCTAATATCTTATACAGGACTTAAGGAAGCAAATGATCCACCATCACATAAAAAACGGTCATATAATAAACCCGTATTTAAAAAGCTCGGGGAAAGTTATTTTTAA
- a CDS encoding EAL domain-containing protein — protein sequence MKKIKELLTTQLNSINITNKAEGIILDIIFQHIKDMVFIMKVEPGPNFTYLFANKPGIEHANLPLDYIGKSLDEVLPFKTAYILQQEYLRILRQKKTIGFSDEVILPDGSKMNGESFLTPVFDENNEVRYVVSVTRDITSAIIEKKRLIESEQKYRSIVDHNLDGILTVNLNGIIQEVNPAGSKLTGLSEKQLTNRSIFDLIPEQDIEDIKMLFHKTRNGYPIETLDCRFVHRKGHYLTVHFKTAPVVVNKDIVGIYVIIRDISEQAKNAETIKYMAFHDQLTGLYNRRALLGDLEEQITSAKKTGNEFALLSIDLDRFKYLNDTLGHILGDEILKKVANRLSEFKSCTVYRQGGDEFIILLPKIDRNKASKFAQNILSKFSKSFYLSSQEYYITPSIGISMYPNDGNNAETLIKNADEALFRVKEKGKAHFQFYRTEMNSILRNVVEMETLLRKAIEREELLLHYQPQIDLKTMRVSSFEALLRWDNHTLGMIPPGEFIPLAEDTGLIIPIGNWVIDTACKQIRDWSVKYQQDFRIAINISPKQFQQHNLLKIIQKSIEKYRISPMALEIEITEGAMQDTKDTAPILSRLKELGVSISVDDFGTGYSSLNYLKQFPIDVLKIDQSFVKDVLLNDKDAAITTTIIHLGRSLGMEVIAEGVENTDQATFLLNANCHKAQGFLFSRPLPAEEIENDFLKEYCNK from the coding sequence ATGAAAAAGATAAAGGAATTATTAACCACACAATTAAATAGTATTAATATTACAAATAAGGCTGAAGGCATTATCTTAGATATTATTTTTCAACATATTAAAGATATGGTATTTATCATGAAGGTAGAGCCTGGTCCTAATTTCACCTATCTTTTCGCTAATAAACCAGGGATAGAGCATGCTAATTTGCCACTTGACTATATTGGGAAATCATTGGATGAAGTTCTCCCGTTTAAAACTGCTTACATATTACAGCAAGAATATTTAAGAATTCTTAGGCAGAAAAAAACAATTGGATTTTCAGATGAGGTTATCCTTCCAGATGGAAGCAAAATGAACGGAGAGTCGTTTTTGACTCCTGTGTTTGATGAAAATAACGAGGTACGCTATGTTGTATCAGTCACAAGAGATATAACATCAGCAATAATAGAGAAGAAGCGATTAATTGAAAGTGAACAGAAATACCGATCCATCGTTGACCATAATTTAGATGGAATTCTGACAGTTAATCTAAATGGCATCATACAGGAGGTCAATCCTGCAGGAAGTAAATTAACAGGTTTGTCAGAAAAGCAACTGACCAATAGATCAATTTTTGATTTAATTCCTGAACAGGATATTGAAGACATAAAAATGCTTTTTCACAAAACTAGGAATGGCTATCCGATTGAAACACTAGATTGCCGTTTTGTTCATCGAAAAGGACATTATTTAACGGTACACTTTAAGACCGCACCAGTTGTTGTGAACAAAGATATTGTAGGAATATATGTAATAATACGTGATATCTCCGAACAGGCTAAAAATGCAGAAACAATAAAATATATGGCATTTCATGATCAACTGACAGGATTATATAATAGAAGAGCATTATTAGGCGACTTGGAGGAGCAAATAACTTCTGCAAAAAAGACAGGAAATGAATTTGCCCTTCTTTCGATTGATTTGGATCGGTTTAAATATTTAAATGATACACTTGGACATATTTTAGGAGATGAAATATTAAAGAAAGTTGCAAACAGGCTTTCTGAATTTAAAAGTTGCACCGTGTATAGACAGGGTGGGGACGAGTTTATTATTCTTCTTCCTAAAATTGATAGAAATAAAGCTAGCAAATTTGCACAGAATATTTTATCAAAATTCTCTAAATCCTTTTATTTAAGCTCGCAAGAATACTATATTACACCAAGTATTGGGATCAGTATGTATCCGAATGATGGAAATAACGCAGAAACGCTCATCAAAAATGCAGATGAAGCATTATTTAGGGTAAAAGAAAAAGGGAAAGCTCATTTTCAATTCTATCGCACAGAAATGAATTCAATCCTAAGAAATGTTGTTGAAATGGAAACACTTCTGCGGAAGGCGATTGAACGGGAAGAGCTGTTATTGCATTATCAGCCCCAGATTGATTTAAAAACAATGAGAGTATCTAGTTTTGAGGCGTTATTACGCTGGGATAATCACACACTTGGGATGATTCCTCCAGGAGAATTTATTCCACTTGCTGAGGATACAGGATTAATCATCCCGATTGGAAACTGGGTAATTGATACTGCCTGTAAGCAAATTCGTGATTGGTCAGTTAAATATCAACAGGATTTTCGAATTGCTATTAATATTTCTCCTAAACAATTTCAACAGCATAATTTACTTAAGATCATTCAAAAGTCTATTGAAAAATATCGAATTAGTCCTATGGCTTTGGAAATTGAAATTACAGAAGGAGCTATGCAGGATACAAAGGATACAGCTCCTATCCTATCAAGATTAAAGGAACTTGGAGTTTCCATATCTGTCGATGATTTTGGAACAGGCTATTCATCATTAAATTATTTAAAGCAATTTCCAATTGATGTCTTAAAGATTGATCAGTCTTTTGTCAAGGATGTACTACTGAATGATAAAGATGCAGCTATTACAACGACTATTATCCATTTAGGGAGAAGCCTAGGGATGGAGGTAATCGCTGAAGGGGTAGAAAACACGGATCAGGCGACATTTTTATTAAATGCCAACTGCCACAAAGCACAAGGATTTTTGTTTTCAAGACCTCTTCCTGCCGAAGAGATTGAAAATGACTTTCTTAAAGAATACTGCAATAAATAG
- a CDS encoding metallophosphoesterase, with amino-acid sequence MPKKVTRRSFLKKVFGSLFTISGLGAAGYYYAGHIEPRLLEINNFPIRHKSIPKSFNHFKIVQFSDTHLGFQYDRKQFMTLVQQINELKPDLIFFTGDLLDEPNKFTEGDKIIPLLKNLKAPFGKFAIYGNHDHGGYGSDIYKSIVEQADIILLQNSHQQVKLLDGSSLYIIGIDDAMLGKPDIKKSLIGVPKDSFKILLSHAPDLADEASQYNIHLQLSGHSHGGQVQIPFLGALVKPPFAEKYHEGFYEIGDTPLTLYVNRGIGTTRLPFRFLSKPELTVFTLISE; translated from the coding sequence ATGCCGAAAAAAGTTACGAGAAGGTCTTTTTTGAAAAAAGTATTCGGCTCATTATTTACAATTTCTGGTCTAGGTGCTGCAGGATATTATTATGCTGGACATATTGAGCCAAGGCTTTTAGAGATAAATAATTTTCCTATTCGTCATAAATCAATTCCAAAAAGCTTCAATCATTTCAAAATTGTTCAGTTCAGTGATACTCATTTGGGCTTTCAATATGATAGGAAGCAATTCATGACTCTTGTGCAGCAAATAAATGAGCTTAAACCAGATCTTATCTTCTTCACAGGGGATTTATTGGACGAACCCAATAAATTTACTGAAGGGGATAAGATAATCCCGCTTCTTAAAAATCTTAAAGCCCCATTTGGTAAATTTGCTATATACGGAAATCACGATCATGGAGGGTACGGATCAGATATTTATAAATCTATTGTTGAGCAGGCTGATATTATTTTGCTGCAAAACAGCCATCAGCAGGTAAAACTGCTTGATGGCAGCAGCTTATATATTATTGGAATTGATGATGCCATGTTAGGAAAGCCTGACATCAAGAAATCTTTAATTGGAGTTCCTAAAGATTCTTTTAAAATCCTCTTATCCCATGCTCCCGATTTAGCAGATGAGGCTTCACAGTATAATATCCATCTACAGCTTAGCGGTCACAGTCACGGTGGACAAGTCCAGATTCCTTTTTTAGGCGCCCTTGTAAAGCCACCTTTTGCAGAAAAATATCATGAAGGCTTTTATGAAATTGGTGATACACCATTAACACTCTATGTTAATCGCGGAATTGGGACTACCCGTCTTCCATTCCGTTTTTTATCCAAGCCTGAATTGACAGTATTTACGCTCATTAGTGAATAG
- the fadH gene encoding 2,4-dienoyl-CoA reductase codes for MKEKVVIVTGGSSGMGKYMAKRFAEANAFVVITGRSRERLDEAKLEIETFPGQVLTVQMDVREIEHVKNMVDETVKAFGRIDYLINNAAGNFICPAEKLSVNGWNSVIDIVLNGTFYCSSEIGKYWIEKGIKGSIINMVATYAWDAGAGVIHSAAAKAGVLSMTRTLAVEWGRKYGIRVNAIAPGPIERTGGAERLWESEAAAERTINSVPLGRLGKPEEIAELAYFLFSDHAAYINGECITMDGGQWLNQFPF; via the coding sequence ATGAAGGAAAAGGTAGTAATTGTTACAGGTGGTTCAAGTGGTATGGGCAAATACATGGCAAAGCGTTTTGCTGAGGCGAATGCTTTTGTTGTTATAACTGGAAGGTCAAGGGAGCGCCTTGATGAAGCGAAATTGGAAATAGAAACATTTCCGGGACAAGTGTTAACTGTTCAAATGGATGTTCGTGAAATAGAACATGTGAAAAATATGGTAGACGAAACGGTAAAAGCCTTTGGAAGAATCGATTATCTTATTAATAATGCTGCTGGAAACTTTATTTGTCCAGCTGAAAAACTTAGCGTAAATGGCTGGAATTCAGTTATCGATATTGTCTTAAATGGAACATTCTATTGCTCTAGTGAAATAGGGAAGTACTGGATCGAAAAGGGGATTAAAGGCAGTATCATCAATATGGTGGCCACATATGCATGGGATGCAGGTGCAGGCGTCATTCATTCAGCTGCAGCGAAAGCTGGCGTATTATCGATGACAAGAACTTTGGCTGTGGAATGGGGAAGAAAATATGGAATAAGAGTGAATGCAATCGCTCCCGGACCGATTGAACGTACTGGAGGAGCCGAGCGGTTATGGGAATCAGAAGCGGCTGCAGAAAGAACAATTAATAGTGTACCATTGGGGAGACTTGGAAAACCTGAGGAAATTGCAGAATTAGCTTATTTTCTATTTTCTGATCATGCAGCATATATTAATGGTGAATGTATTACAATGGACGGGGGACAATGGTTAAATCAATTTCCGTTCTAA
- the aspA gene encoding aspartate ammonia-lyase produces MSTYRVEKDFLGEKHVPIEAYYGIQTLRAVENFPITGYKLDKDLIIAMAIVKKAAALANSSIGRLYKGKAEAICKAADEIISGKWHDHFIVDPIQGGAGTSINMNANEVIANRGLELLGKEKGEYFHLNPNIDVNMAQSTNDAFPTAIHLSVYRALETLLTTMNEMKEAFNQKAIEFDSVIKMGRTHLQDAVPIRLGQEFRAYTNVIERDIKRIERSKEALLEVNMGATAVGTGLNADPLYIEKVVQYLAEISGIPVKPASNLVDATQNTDTYVEVSAALKICMVNMSKIANDLRLMASGPRAGLYEINLPARQPGSSIMPGKVNPVMPEVLNQIAFQVIGNDHTISLASEAGQFELNVMEPVLLFNLLQSISIMNNGFRVFTDFCVSGITANADRLKEYVEKSVGLLTAVNPHIGYNVASEIARESIVNGKSIRELCLQYDVLSEEELDLILDPYEMTKPGISGASLLDK; encoded by the coding sequence GTGAGTACATATCGTGTTGAAAAGGATTTCTTGGGAGAAAAGCATGTCCCGATTGAGGCTTATTATGGAATACAAACATTAAGAGCTGTTGAGAATTTTCCCATTACAGGATATAAATTAGACAAAGATTTAATTATTGCGATGGCAATTGTAAAAAAAGCTGCTGCCCTTGCTAACTCAAGTATTGGGCGTTTATATAAAGGAAAAGCAGAGGCAATTTGCAAAGCAGCAGATGAAATTATTTCAGGTAAATGGCATGATCACTTCATTGTCGATCCTATCCAAGGCGGAGCGGGAACTTCCATTAATATGAATGCGAACGAAGTTATCGCAAATAGAGGATTAGAGCTTTTGGGGAAAGAAAAGGGTGAATATTTTCATTTGAATCCAAATATTGATGTTAATATGGCCCAATCCACAAACGATGCCTTTCCAACAGCAATTCATCTTTCTGTTTATAGAGCACTAGAAACTTTGTTAACTACCATGAATGAAATGAAGGAAGCTTTTAATCAAAAGGCGATCGAATTTGATTCTGTTATTAAGATGGGAAGGACTCATTTGCAGGATGCAGTTCCTATTCGTCTTGGGCAGGAATTTAGGGCTTATACGAATGTAATTGAACGAGATATTAAAAGAATCGAAAGATCAAAGGAAGCTTTATTAGAAGTAAATATGGGAGCGACTGCTGTAGGAACCGGGCTCAATGCTGATCCACTTTATATTGAAAAAGTTGTTCAGTATTTAGCTGAGATTTCTGGCATCCCTGTAAAACCAGCCAGCAATCTTGTTGACGCTACACAAAACACGGATACCTATGTAGAGGTATCAGCAGCCCTTAAAATCTGTATGGTGAACATGTCAAAAATCGCTAATGACCTGAGATTAATGGCTTCAGGTCCGAGAGCGGGTTTATATGAAATTAACTTGCCAGCCCGTCAGCCTGGTTCATCAATTATGCCAGGAAAAGTAAATCCGGTGATGCCGGAAGTCCTTAACCAAATTGCTTTCCAAGTAATTGGCAATGACCATACAATTTCTCTTGCCTCTGAAGCGGGCCAATTTGAGTTGAATGTTATGGAGCCAGTACTATTATTTAATCTGCTCCAATCCATCTCAATCATGAATAATGGCTTCCGTGTATTTACTGACTTCTGTGTATCAGGAATAACAGCTAATGCTGACCGACTTAAAGAGTATGTGGAAAAAAGCGTAGGATTATTAACTGCTGTCAATCCGCATATCGGATATAATGTCGCTTCCGAAATTGCCAGAGAGTCAATTGTAAATGGGAAATCCATTCGTGAATTATGCCTGCAATATGATGTGCTAAGTGAAGAAGAATTAGATCTGATTCTAGATCCATATGAAATGACAAAGCCTGGAATCTCTGGTGCATCTTTACTTGATAAGTAA
- a CDS encoding EAL domain-containing protein — protein sequence MDALEILTDLDHVFPYFQPIFSADELRVTGYEILGRYKGENGVVSLGPIFLDESIPEEYRLEIDHTVLRKALEKALLLEDDILLFINKDADLLMFDNAESFLSILFEYQEKGIKLNRIVLESTERVYKGDVEHLDHLLNYIRTYDIKIAIDNMGNERSHLDRIGQISPNILKVDLNELRSTASAHILHDILLSISLLARKIGATLLFKNIEMVYQLQFAWRNGGRYYQGYYLQKPSEEFVERDIKKDKLKEKWHEFISYEKKKLEELYNVTEKFNERLTQFLQTKNRRMLEYEDLIKELSISLTDVAFRLYVCDENGIQKSANIFKEDNNWLLQPEYLHKNWSWRPYFFENILKMKKEKRGILSDLYRDMETGETIRTFSYPLNAIDYIFIDLSYDFLYENEGLL from the coding sequence ATGGATGCCCTAGAAATATTAACGGATTTGGATCATGTATTTCCATATTTTCAACCGATATTTAGTGCCGATGAACTAAGAGTCACAGGTTATGAGATATTAGGAAGATATAAAGGAGAAAATGGGGTTGTAAGCTTAGGCCCTATTTTTCTAGATGAAAGCATACCTGAAGAATATAGGCTGGAAATCGATCATACCGTCTTAAGAAAGGCGTTAGAGAAAGCACTTTTATTAGAGGATGATATTCTTCTTTTTATTAATAAAGATGCAGATTTATTAATGTTTGATAATGCTGAATCTTTTCTGTCCATTTTGTTTGAATATCAAGAGAAGGGGATAAAACTAAACCGGATCGTACTAGAATCGACTGAGCGTGTCTACAAGGGGGATGTAGAGCATTTAGACCATCTATTAAATTATATTCGGACTTATGACATCAAGATTGCCATTGATAATATGGGGAATGAGAGAAGCCATTTAGATAGAATTGGGCAAATCTCACCGAATATTTTAAAGGTTGATTTAAATGAGCTTCGGTCTACTGCTTCTGCCCATATATTACATGATATCTTACTTTCTATTTCTTTATTAGCGCGAAAAATTGGGGCCACTTTGCTTTTTAAAAATATTGAAATGGTTTATCAGCTTCAATTCGCGTGGAGAAATGGGGGGAGATATTACCAGGGCTATTATTTACAAAAACCATCAGAGGAATTTGTAGAACGCGATATTAAAAAGGATAAATTAAAGGAAAAATGGCATGAATTTATCTCTTACGAAAAGAAAAAACTCGAAGAATTGTATAATGTTACAGAGAAGTTTAACGAAAGGCTTACTCAGTTTCTCCAAACAAAAAATCGCAGAATGCTCGAATATGAGGATTTAATAAAGGAACTTTCTATATCTTTAACAGATGTCGCTTTTCGCTTATATGTATGTGATGAAAATGGAATTCAGAAATCAGCCAATATCTTTAAGGAAGATAATAATTGGTTGCTTCAGCCAGAATACCTGCATAAAAACTGGAGCTGGCGACCTTATTTTTTCGAGAATATTTTGAAAATGAAAAAGGAAAAGCGAGGTATTTTATCTGATTTATACAGGGATATGGAGACAGGGGAAACAATCCGTACATTTTCGTATCCGTTAAATGCGATTGATTATATATTTATTGATCTTTCATATGATTTCCTTTATGAAAATGAAGGATTACTCTAA
- a CDS encoding cytochrome c oxidase subunit 2A encodes MGATKQDNKSKVEEHSQKGTAFSVTLVGAVILITYFVLFGLYMTRV; translated from the coding sequence ATGGGAGCCACAAAACAAGATAATAAATCAAAGGTAGAAGAGCATTCACAGAAAGGTACAGCCTTTTCTGTAACCTTAGTCGGGGCAGTCATTCTGATTACTTATTTTGTACTATTTGGTTTATATATGACTAGAGTATAG
- a CDS encoding cytochrome c oxidase subunit II, with protein MMHRGEKIWLTLSFGMIMGFMLITGYQGFALGMAPPSHNEQIDPQKVDETAPFDQPGIKKIGENEYEVVMTLQIFSFTPSNIEIPAGSTVHFTMTSKDVVHGFQVANTNINAMVMPGHIQKITQKFDKPGDYLVLCNEYCGAGHQLMSTTITVK; from the coding sequence ATGATGCATCGTGGAGAAAAAATTTGGCTGACATTGAGTTTTGGAATGATTATGGGCTTCATGCTTATTACTGGTTATCAAGGATTTGCTTTAGGAATGGCACCACCAAGTCATAATGAACAAATTGACCCGCAAAAGGTAGACGAAACAGCACCTTTTGATCAGCCTGGTATTAAAAAAATTGGTGAAAATGAATATGAAGTAGTCATGACTTTACAAATATTTAGTTTTACTCCTAGCAATATTGAAATACCTGCAGGATCAACCGTTCATTTCACAATGACGTCTAAAGACGTTGTACACGGATTCCAAGTTGCAAATACGAATATTAATGCGATGGTCATGCCTGGACATATTCAAAAGATAACACAAAAATTTGATAAACCGGGTGATTATTTAGTGCTATGTAATGAATACTGTGGTGCTGGACACCAATTAATGAGTACTACCATTACAGTTAAATAA
- a CDS encoding cbb3-type cytochrome c oxidase subunit I, producing MESVIQQKGKSTVFKEKANKVLGISLEDARISKSYLSVAFIALLLGGLLGLLQGLNRAGLLELPTWFNYYQVLTAHGLLLIVVLSAFFTIGYFYAGLSHTLGGLLPKVRKMAWIGFWMKIFGFVLVVIPIVMNEASVMFTFYPPMAAHPVFYFGLVFIVLGVWMLSAGAFINVAHWRKMNKGQHVPILAFFATGVFVLLVGATAFVAVEVLFMIIPWSLGWVDTINVMVARTLFWAFGHTAVNIWYLTAVSAWYVIVPKVIGGTRFNDYLTRVVVIALVIMNITGGFHHQIVDPSISEPVKFMHVFMSLAIGFPSLMTAYAMFAVFERTGRRKGGKGLLGWFKKLPWGDVRFLAPFIAMAAFAPAGAGGIVQSTNQLDQVVHNTMWVVGHFHLTLGMSVVMTFFGISYWLVPYISKRVLTPQMNKLGVIQTIIWTIGMVIMSFSMHTVGLFGSPRRTSFTTYGDFSATLGWDPYMTAVGIGASLLMVAVIIQVYAVFNLMFFAPKGETEFPIAEVEEGESKTPYMTERWGVWVVVMIIVVAMAYVLPLTDMIVNAPPGSPPFKTW from the coding sequence GTGGAATCGGTCATTCAACAAAAGGGAAAATCAACAGTTTTTAAAGAAAAAGCAAATAAAGTGCTTGGTATAAGCTTAGAGGACGCTAGAATATCGAAATCATATCTATCTGTTGCATTTATAGCGTTACTTCTTGGCGGATTGTTAGGGTTATTGCAAGGGTTAAATCGTGCTGGTCTTTTAGAATTACCAACATGGTTTAATTATTATCAAGTATTAACAGCACACGGTTTACTTCTAATTGTCGTGCTATCAGCTTTCTTTACAATTGGGTATTTTTATGCAGGACTTTCACATACATTAGGCGGTCTTCTTCCAAAAGTTAGAAAGATGGCTTGGATAGGTTTTTGGATGAAGATATTCGGTTTTGTGTTAGTAGTTATACCAATCGTAATGAATGAAGCATCGGTTATGTTTACCTTCTATCCACCAATGGCAGCTCATCCAGTCTTTTACTTTGGTTTAGTGTTTATCGTATTAGGTGTGTGGATGCTTTCAGCTGGAGCATTTATCAATGTTGCGCACTGGAGAAAGATGAACAAAGGGCAGCATGTTCCAATTCTAGCATTCTTTGCTACTGGTGTATTTGTATTATTAGTCGGCGCAACTGCTTTTGTTGCGGTTGAAGTACTATTTATGATTATTCCATGGTCTCTAGGATGGGTTGATACAATCAATGTTATGGTTGCTCGTACACTATTCTGGGCATTTGGACATACGGCAGTTAATATTTGGTATTTAACAGCAGTTTCAGCATGGTACGTCATTGTACCAAAAGTAATTGGAGGAACACGTTTTAATGACTATTTAACTCGTGTTGTAGTAATTGCATTAGTTATTATGAATATTACTGGTGGATTCCACCATCAAATCGTAGACCCAAGTATTTCAGAACCAGTTAAATTCATGCACGTATTCATGAGTTTAGCAATTGGTTTCCCTTCTCTAATGACTGCTTACGCAATGTTTGCGGTATTTGAGCGTACTGGTAGAAGAAAAGGCGGAAAAGGACTTTTAGGTTGGTTTAAAAAGCTTCCATGGGGAGATGTTCGTTTCTTAGCTCCATTTATCGCAATGGCTGCCTTTGCACCAGCAGGAGCAGGCGGTATTGTTCAAAGTACGAACCAATTAGACCAAGTTGTTCATAATACAATGTGGGTTGTTGGCCACTTCCATTTAACATTAGGTATGTCCGTAGTTATGACATTCTTTGGAATTAGTTATTGGTTAGTCCCATATATTTCAAAACGAGTATTAACACCGCAAATGAATAAATTAGGTGTTATTCAAACGATTATTTGGACAATTGGTATGGTAATTATGTCCTTTTCAATGCACACTGTTGGATTATTTGGTTCACCAAGAAGAACGTCATTTACAACTTATGGCGACTTCTCAGCAACGTTAGGCTGGGATCCATATATGACTGCGGTAGGTATTGGTGCATCACTCCTAATGGTCGCAGTAATTATTCAGGTGTATGCAGTATTTAATTTAATGTTCTTTGCTCCTAAAGGTGAAACAGAATTCCCAATTGCTGAAGTGGAAGAAGGAGAATCTAAAACTCCTTATATGACCGAGCGCTGGGGAGTTTGGGTTGTAGTTATGATCATAGTTGTTGCTATGGCATATGTATTGCCACTGACTGATATGATTGTAAATGCACCACCAGGTTCACCGCCATTTAAGACTTGGTAA
- a CDS encoding SCO family protein: protein MIKNRHNTIATILVLLFGCVLFFIATDGFRAFTAETARVNQLMEEKPVFPDVTLEDNKGRKYPISEFEDKYIFITFLYTSCATVCPQLEMNMAQVYDLLPRKYIGEDIVFLSISFDPTRDDPATLETYREAFNSDGETWRMARIPNQAELDSLLEKFGVIVIPDGLGNFTHNSAFYLVDKKGRLIDVMDYTEIEEAAAKVTSILENEAGV, encoded by the coding sequence GTGATCAAAAACCGGCATAATACAATTGCTACCATCCTTGTATTATTGTTTGGCTGTGTGTTGTTTTTTATAGCGACAGATGGATTCCGAGCATTTACGGCAGAAACCGCGAGAGTGAATCAGCTGATGGAGGAAAAGCCCGTATTCCCTGATGTCACTTTAGAGGATAACAAAGGACGGAAATATCCGATTTCTGAGTTTGAAGATAAGTATATATTCATTACATTTCTTTATACATCCTGTGCGACTGTCTGCCCTCAATTAGAAATGAATATGGCTCAAGTTTATGATTTGCTGCCAAGAAAATATATTGGAGAAGACATTGTTTTTTTGAGTATTAGCTTTGATCCGACTAGAGATGACCCAGCGACATTAGAAACATACAGAGAGGCTTTTAATAGCGATGGGGAAACTTGGAGGATGGCGAGAATACCTAATCAGGCTGAATTAGACTCTTTGCTGGAGAAGTTTGGCGTAATAGTAATTCCTGATGGGCTTGGGAATTTCACACATAATTCAGCATTTTATTTAGTTGATAAAAAAGGCCGTTTAATCGATGTTATGGATTATACGGAGATTGAAGAAGCTGCTGCAAAGGTAACAAGCATTCTTGAAAATGAAGCGGGGGTGTAA
- a CDS encoding DUF3993 domain-containing protein yields MNKLFIKIFPIIVAITFTFPALTKAEETLSNRDDVFEFVQAAYHAQLSLGEKPRAMDEIDKILSPYFTEEAKGIFLEENLFSENGLFITYGTDFPFYYIPYFTYTDDTKLVSQENEMYLFEFFPEMDEGPVSYESHYEGLLLAYTVDGWRIAEFLYNNIPEQVMHPEKKQKDSHSTSIDREAYYQKIVQSSFQVGLCMNPLEFLIKYGGYCSTFISGK; encoded by the coding sequence ATGAACAAGCTATTCATTAAAATTTTTCCAATAATTGTTGCGATAACTTTCACTTTTCCGGCATTAACGAAAGCAGAGGAGACTTTATCCAACCGTGATGATGTCTTTGAATTTGTACAAGCTGCCTATCATGCTCAACTATCACTTGGAGAAAAACCTAGGGCAATGGATGAAATTGATAAAATACTGTCGCCATATTTTACTGAAGAAGCAAAAGGAATTTTTTTAGAAGAAAACCTTTTCTCTGAAAATGGTTTATTTATTACATATGGAACTGATTTTCCATTTTATTATATTCCCTACTTTACCTATACTGATGATACGAAGCTTGTCTCTCAGGAAAATGAAATGTACCTTTTTGAGTTTTTCCCTGAGATGGATGAAGGTCCTGTTTCTTATGAGAGCCATTATGAAGGATTGTTATTAGCATACACTGTTGATGGATGGAGAATAGCTGAATTTCTTTATAATAATATTCCCGAGCAGGTAATGCATCCAGAGAAGAAGCAAAAGGACTCACACTCAACCAGCATAGATCGTGAAGCCTATTATCAGAAAATAGTCCAGTCATCATTCCAGGTTGGCTTATGCATGAATCCATTAGAGTTTTTAATTAAATATGGCGGTTATTGCTCAACTTTTATAAGTGGAAAATGA
- a CDS encoding glutaredoxin family protein, whose amino-acid sequence MKEITIYTQPDCPPCEITKRFLSEYSFSFTTKDIKKDQKARNELINKYQSFSTPTIVIGEEVITGFDLER is encoded by the coding sequence ATGAAAGAAATTACCATTTATACACAGCCGGATTGCCCGCCTTGTGAAATAACGAAAAGATTTTTAAGTGAATACAGCTTTTCTTTTACCACAAAAGATATTAAAAAAGATCAAAAGGCAAGAAATGAATTAATCAATAAATACCAATCATTTTCTACTCCAACTATCGTAATTGGAGAAGAAGTTATCACCGGTTTTGATTTAGAAAGGTAA